From Carassius auratus strain Wakin chromosome 22, ASM336829v1, whole genome shotgun sequence, a single genomic window includes:
- the LOC113039629 gene encoding G-protein coupled receptor 52-like, giving the protein MNRSELIEPVPTVNGSLSGHFGVSLNYSCPLGWGQNKAMEACVIETAVIVLLTVLIIAGNLTVIFVFHCAPLLHHYTTSYFIQTMAYADLLVGLSCLVPTLSLLHYPAGVQEPITCQVFSYVISVLKSVSMACLACISVDRYLAITKPLSYNQLVTPCRLRCCIVLIWIYSCVVFLPSFFGWGKPGYHGDIFEWCAHSWPTSALFTGFVVCLLYAPAALVVCFTYFHIFRICQQHNREINERRARFPSQEMETAEGGNHAGHGPDRRYAMVLFRITSVFYMLWLPYIFYFLLESSHVLDSPALSFVTTWLAISNSFCNCVIYSLSNSVFRLGMRRLSQTLCSSCSFSPCTHDDKDFGEPKPRKRANSCSI; this is encoded by the coding sequence ATGAACCGGTCGGAGTTGATCGAACCGGTTCCCACTGTAAACGGCAGCCTCAGTGGTCACTTCGGTGTGTCCCTAAACTATTCCTGCCCCCTAGGTTGGGGGCAGAACAAGGCCATGGAAGCATGCGTCATAGAGACTGCTGTCATTGTGTTGCTGACAGTGCTCATCATTGCTGGGAATTTAACGGTGATCTTTGTGTTTCATTGTGCCCCGTTGTTACACCACTACACCACCAGTTACTTCATCCAGACTATGGCCTACGCGGATTTGCTGGTGGGGCTAAGTTGCCTGGTTCCCACCCTTTCCTTGCTCCATTACCCAGCTGGTGTCCAAGAGCCAATCACCTGTCAGGTGTTCAGCTACGTCATCTCTGTTCTCAAGAGCGTATCGATGGCTTGTTTGGCTTGCATTAGCGTGGACCGCTATCTGGCTATTACCAAGCCTCTCTCCTACAACCAGCTGGTAACACCCTGCCGCCTTCGCTGCTGCATCGTTCTCATATGGATCTACTCTTGCGTGGTGTTTCTCCCGTCTTTCTTTGGCTGGGGTAAGCCGGGGTACCATGGGGATATCTTTGAATGGTGTGCCCACTCTTGGCCCACTTCTGCACTCTTCACTGGCTTTGTTGTGTGCCTGCTGTACGCCCCTGCGGCCCTAGTGGTCTGTTTCACCTACTTCCACATATTCCGCATCTGCCAGCAGCACAACCGAGAGATCAATGAGCGACGGGCACGCTTTCCCAGCCAGGAGATGGAAACTGCTGAAGGGGGCAACCACGCAGGCCACGGGCCAGACCGGAGGTACGCAATGGTGCTCTTCCGGATCACCAGTGTTTTCTACATGCTTTGGCTcccctacattttttatttccttCTGGAGAGCTCCCATGTGCTGGACAGCCCTGCCCTCTCCTTTGTAACCACCTGGTTAGCAATTAGCAACAGCTTCTGCAACTGCGTCATTTATAGCCTGTCCAACAGTGTATTCCGGCTGGGGATGCGTAGACTCTCACAGACACTCTGCTCCTCCTGCTCATTCAGCCCCTGCACTCATGATGACAAGGACTTTGGAGAGCCAAAGCCAAGAAAGAGAGCCAACTCCTGCTCCATCTGA